In Gammaproteobacteria bacterium, the DNA window TTATCAAGATAGAACTTTAGCAACGGATTATTTTCAAGATGCTTTTCTTTTCCAAATATTAAAAGGTCATTTTTTTCTTTATCTTTCCAACTTATTGAACCATGCAACTTCCAATAAAAGAGCTTTTTGACTTTAAATATCCCTTGCGAGCTTTCATTATAAGAGTATCTAATGTTTTTGTTTCAGAATATTCATCAGAATATTTTTTTCTATAGTCTATTATAGCTTCTTCTATAATTGCATTATGACACATTCGGTCTATTTTTCTGTCAGAATAATTATTGTATTCTTCGGGCTTAGAGTTACATATATTAAATAAACCTGGGTAATACAAATCAATCCCATCATTACTGCCTGCACCTCGATAATGAAATAGTTGAGGGTGCTCAAATAATACATCCATATTCAATGTAAAAACATCTAGAGAATCGTTTTCATCTATATTTTCAAAGAATTTTAAGATAAAATGATTTCTTGTATTACGTTTTATATCATCTTCAATATTATTGTAACGATCAATCATGGATCGAAATATATCTATAACAGCTTTTTTGAATTCTTCAAAATTCGAATGATCGCTTTTATTTTCGAGTTCACTGCAGATATCTTCAAAATTGGCATTTTCACATTTGAGTTTCTCTAAAAGGTCAGGATTGTTGCTAAGTTTATTATGTAGAGTATTTTTTAGATCTATAGTTGAAGGAAGTCCAAATGACTTAGAAAAACCTGCCCCTGTTAAAATAACTAATTTTCGATTATTACTACTACTCATATAATATCCTTTCAGTTTCATGCAATAATAATTATAGCTCATCTTAATCTATATATTTACTTTTTAGATATTTTCTTATGAGTTCTGTATCTAGGCTTTTCAACCTCACAACCACCAGACTCCTTTCGCCCCCCATCTCATGTAGATTTCACGAATGGGGAATGGAGTCAAATCCTGAAATATGAAATAATCCTTACATACATTGTGAGGACCAATCGACTATACAATGACTATCAGTTTTTCATATATTTAATAAAATGTACTATACTTACAGTGTGTAAACATTTAGGAGAAAAATTATGCAATCTCATCATACTGGTAAAATAATAGATTTTCTCACGAGTCCACAGGGTCAGATATATGGCTATCGTATTAGTGAGAACGGTGTGGAGTATATTGCTCATCTGGGTGATATAAACAGCACAGAGCATTTACTTTATGACCTTCGTGACCATAAACAACTTTCCTCCCCTATTGAACTCGAAACTTTTGAGATTGGAGATAATGTTCAGTTTGAACCTTTTGTTGAAAAAACACATGCTATGCATGTTAAAAAAACTGAAAATTAACAGCGGGGAAAAAACAAGTGTTAGATCTATAAGGTCACTACTTGTCCTGTAATATAATTTGAAGCACTGATCTTAGATCTGACACCTACCCTCCTCAATTTGTCAAAACTTATGACTAGGAGCATTTGAAAGTTCAGATAGATTATGAATCTCCTTCGCAAGATAATGAACTGTATCAACCAAGGGAATTCCATGTGATAATTTTGGATTCGAGTTAATTACTTCGTCCACTGCTCGGGTATATAAATCATTACCTACTCCATCTTTTAACAAACGCAATACGGCTGTCGTACAAACATGAACCGGGAGATCGATTTTTTCATGTTGCGCTAAAGAATGTAATATATTTCTCACTAACATATCAATTCCATAATAAGTCCCAAGATCAGAAGCCTGATTCATAACTAGACGAGCATTTGAAACTTGATATTTCATCATTTTAAACAATGTATCAGTAATACTGATAAAATCTAAACTAGTAAAAGTTAAAATTCTTTCAGGTAATGGCTCTCCATATTGTTTTTCATCTGCGTTATATGGGTTGCAAGTAGCCTTGTACTCAGAAGTTAATATGTCTAAAAGATCTTTCTTTAATGCATCAGTGTTAAGATGTTCTGGCGATTTTATCAATAATAAGCGTTCTCTTAGATTTAGTAATCGCCCAGTCGAAGAATTCCTGTCGGGATACCAACTAACGTACGCATAAAGGCTTGAAATACAGGACATTTCTTTTTTAGAAAGTTTTGCCTGATCTTGAATTCTTATCCTAAGCTGATCATTAAGTTCTGGATGTTGTAAATTAACACGTAGTTCAGCAGCCGAATGACCATATGGGTCTATACGTGTATTCTCATCTTGGCTTTCTCGCAGAGCTAACTTAACTTCATCCGCAGTTAACGGAACTCGATCATAAATTCGAAGAAATCTGTTAACCATAATCTTTCTTGATGGTGGCCAAGTGACAACGCGAAACGAGATTGGTAAATTCTCAAGATCGCTTAAGCTTCCTAGCCCCATTAATGAACCAGGACGTGAATTTACTGTGGAAAAAAAACGTTTCAAATCTAGTCTCCTTTATTTTTATTACATGCCTCTCAGTTCAAGTTTTCATTATTCTTACTGGATTACAAAATTATTATTGAAAAAAATGTGTAGGTTATTAAGTTAACTTATGAGCCAAGCCGTTATCTTTTGATTCTATTTCGTTTTCAAATTTGGAAAGCCTAGTCAAATAAGTTCCAACAATAAAGGGTGTAATACCTTCAAGATCCACACAGAGATTTACTGCTCTTGTAATATGTTGTTTAGCTTCTGAGTAAGCACCTAACTCAAATAATTTTTTTGCCTCATCCCACTCAGACATCATTAAAAAAAAGTCATTAGCTGATCTAGTGTTGATAAAAGAAGGTAATTCCAATTTTTCTTTTAGAGCCTTAGTTTGAGATGCCCCAACAATATTGGAAAGAAATCTTTTGTATCTCATAGTACCTCGCTTCTTAAGAAATTTATATAATTGTACTCGCTTTCTGTTAAAAAATCAATGATAACATGCCTATTTTAGGTAAGATCGTGGGCTATCTCTCTATTTTGAGTACCTATTAACCACTAGGAGTCAGATATGAATGCCCTATTCAGCGGGGATGACTTTAAAGATAATGCCAAACGCTTTGCTAAATCCGCCTGCTTTATAAGTAATGGCAAGAAATTTTCCAATCTAGCTCTTATGAATACGAGGTCCGCAGTAACGGTCATAGGCTCCAACTGATTGGCTACTATTATCATAACACCCTCAAATATCACTATAGGCTAAATGCCAGAAAATATAAGCTTTCTCAGGAGATTATAAGATATCTAGTGGCCATATAAAGCCTATTTTGGCCGGTCATTAACGCTATCCACAAGGGGCTCAGGTCTAAGAGCGCCACCCTTCCGCACCCACCTGGTGGAGCTTCATAAGTAAGAATACGAGGTCTCGGCTTAACGAACTGATAGCTAGAGACAAACCCAAAAATAAGGAGTACAATCCCCAGCACTTTTAGTCATTAGTGGGGGATTGATGCAACTACAGCTTACCGGTCAAAACATTGAAATAACCGAGTCATTACGCGAGTTCACGCAAAGTAAATTTCAACGTCTCATGCGCCAAAACGATAGAATAACCAACATCCACGTCGTACTGGCTGTCAATAAATTAATCCACTCTGTTGAAGCCAAAGTCCATATTCCCGGTGCCGAGCTTCATGCTGAATCAGAATCGGATGATATGCACAAATCCATACTTAATGTCATCGACAAATTGCTTCGTCAAATCGAAAAACACAAAGACAAACACTAATCAATCCAATGAACATTACTGAACTTCTTACAGCATCGAATTTTGCAGCGAAAGCGAATTGCGTCAGCAAAAAAAGCGCACTTGAAAGTGTTTGCTTACTTGCTACTCAAGGTAACTCATCCATCAAACAAAAAGATGCACTGAATGCTTTAATTGAAAGAGAAAAATTAGGCAGCACGGCTATAGGATTTGGAGTCGCACTTCCACACGCGCGACTAGAAGGTTTGGACAAACCACTCGCTTCTCTCATCCAATTAGCCAATCCTATTAATTTTGATTCACCTGATGATGAACCCGTCGATATTTTATTTGGGTTACTCATACCTATTGAGAATACTGAAGAACACTTGAAAATTCTCTCGAAACTTGCAGAATTATTTTCGATAAAATCATTTCGTGAACAATTACGCGATGCAAAATCTGAAGATGATTTATTTCGAATTGTAACGGGGAAACTGCGATGACTTCACACATAACCACTGGCTTATTAATGAGCATTTATAATCAAGGAATTTTTATCATAGGCCCTAGTGGAATAGGAAAAAGTGAATTAGCACTGAATCTCATCGATAGAGGTCATCAGCTTGTGAGTGATGACGCCGTCACATTAGAAAAAGAGCATGATCAAATCGTTGGAAGTTCTCCCAATATTCTTTTTGGATGCTTAAATATCCGTGAATTAGGTGTTATCCATGTTGAACAATATTATGGTGTATCCTCGTTGTGCAAAAAACATGTGGTAGATCTCATCATTGATCTATTACCGCACGAACCAAAACAATCACTGAATCCATTGATGCTTGAATATACGACTCACTCCCTACTCGATACTGAATTACCTTATGTTCAGCTCACCACTGCTCCTTCAAGAAATCTTGCACTGCTCATTGAATTAGCAACCATGCAATCAATTCAGCGCAAAAAAGGCTTCGACTTTAATCAAACGTTTATTGCAAAAACCAACGAAAATATGGGACAACCCTCATGAGTGTTGCAGTTCTAATTGTGAGCCATCATAACATTGGCAAAGCACTCGCTGATGCGATTGATACATCGTTTAATCATCAATTACCTCTAAAACTTTCAACGGTCGGAGTCCCTTCTGATGCCGACCCAGATAAATTAAAATTATTAGTGAAAAATGCTATTGCTAAACTTGACTCTGGTGAAGGTGTTTTAATTTTAACTGATTTATACGGTTCCACACCTTCTAATATTTGCAAAGATACACTGGAAACAGGCCATGTTCGAATTGTTACCGGTTTAAACTTACCCATGTTATTACGCGTGATGAACTATCCAAATTTATCGCTCGACGAAATTGCTGCGAATGCTGTATCAGGTGGACAAGGTGGCATTGTTGAGTGTCGTTCAGACGATTCGGAAAAGAATAATGATTAGTGAAAAAGTCACCATCATCAACAAATTAGGTTTACATGCGCGAGCATCCATTAAACTCGTCAATCTCGCTGGTCATTTTTCTGCTGAATCAAAGCTCACGCTCGATAATAAAACAGTCAACTGCAAAAGCATTATGGGCATCATGATGCTCGGCGCTGCTAAAGGCACTGAACTCGAACTCACCGTCTCCGGCTCCGACGAACTCGAAGCCTTCACCCAAATCAAAGCCCTTTTTGAAAATCGCTTCGACGAAGCTGAATAAGAATAATAATAATGAGTCAGCAATTCCCGCTAAAGTAAAATCATTTGCATTC includes these proteins:
- the raiA gene encoding ribosome-associated translation inhibitor RaiA — protein: MQLQLTGQNIEITESLREFTQSKFQRLMRQNDRITNIHVVLAVNKLIHSVEAKVHIPGAELHAESESDDMHKSILNVIDKLLRQIEKHKDKH
- a CDS encoding PTS sugar transporter subunit IIA, with the protein product MNITELLTASNFAAKANCVSKKSALESVCLLATQGNSSIKQKDALNALIEREKLGSTAIGFGVALPHARLEGLDKPLASLIQLANPINFDSPDDEPVDILFGLLIPIENTEEHLKILSKLAELFSIKSFREQLRDAKSEDDLFRIVTGKLR
- a CDS encoding PTS sugar transporter subunit IIA, coding for MSVAVLIVSHHNIGKALADAIDTSFNHQLPLKLSTVGVPSDADPDKLKLLVKNAIAKLDSGEGVLILTDLYGSTPSNICKDTLETGHVRIVTGLNLPMLLRVMNYPNLSLDEIAANAVSGGQGGIVECRSDDSEKNND
- a CDS encoding HPr family phosphocarrier protein, whose amino-acid sequence is MISEKVTIINKLGLHARASIKLVNLAGHFSAESKLTLDNKTVNCKSIMGIMMLGAAKGTELELTVSGSDELEAFTQIKALFENRFDEAE